The Neodiprion pinetum isolate iyNeoPine1 chromosome 5, iyNeoPine1.2, whole genome shotgun sequence genome segment CCAGGCTGCATTATGCGATGCATGACGATCGAATAGCGTCGTATAGTTGCTGATAATGAAGAAACGTAAACATGAGAGATTGAAATAGGGACACCCTGAGTCCCCTGGCTGGTTGGAATATTTACCGCACTCTTTACCTGCAGTCCCCATATTGAGGATGCTGATTTCTCCGAAGTAGGAACCCGCCTTGAGCGTCGCTAGGACGGTCTTTCCGTTGTCTGCTACCACCTGTAGGCGACCTCTGTTCACTATGTACATTTCCTTTCCCACCTCACCTGTCAATGAGGGAACAACGatatgtttttcatttttcgacgcTTGCGTTGTGAAATCGGAATGCTTGTTTAGCACAAAATCAATATCTAATCATGATTCCAGGAAAACAATGATACACGTTGATCATGAAGACATGTTCAGCACAGTGTTCAAAGAGCGTGAAACCATTAGAATAAtctatgtttcttttttaatattatgttCACAATACGTTACTTTCGTGGGAATTGAATGTAGCCAAGTCATGAAAAAGATACCGATTCTCTCAGAATACATCTTGAAACCCTGGCAACTACGTATTGTGTAGTTTACATAATACTCGATGATATCGAGTGAGAATATTTACAAAGAAATTTGATGACGGatggtagaaaaatattttaaattgtttCACTCACCTTTGCGGCAAATATAATCACCGGGTGAGAAAAGGACGGGTCGTAATCTCAGCACCAACTCACAGAGGAAGCCTGCTTCTGTATTTTGGAATATTTCAACTCTCTTTAAGGTGTCCAAATGAACGTTTATCGCCATTTCAGCTTTCAGTTTATCTGAAAATAGATTCAGATGTGAGTCGAATCAATTTGATGCTGTAACGACTTTTGAACGGAGCAAAAAAGGTGCGATAGAGTTGCAAGCACAACTCTATGATTTAAAGTATAGGACAATTGGTAAATACCTTGTAACATCGGTGGTACTAGAATTACCTGGTAAACAACTAACTGCCTTTTCTTCGTCGGAACACTTCTGGGTCAACCACAGATAGTCAAACCACTTGATCACCTTGACCTGCAAGTGGTTCGGCACCCTTCGCATTCGCATGTACGTCTTAACGCCGTCTAGTTTCGCTGAAAATGAGGAATAAGTTTATTCAGATTGATTTAATTGTGCGACAGtgagaatataaaaagaatGCCGAATGCAGAGCTGAAGTAAATGCCGTAGGTAAAGTGAATTCGAACAAGCATACCCCAAGTAAAGACGCTCATCATTGGATCTATAggataagtttttttttcacagggaAATTCGTAAAAACTTAGAGTAGGGCGAAAAAAAAGgctacagaaaaaaaatgcggaCAGTGATATGCGGGTGAATATTTATTCTTGTAATCAGATATATTAGGTTGCGTTGAAGGAATAACATTTATTTATGTGCACGATTTCTCTGATATACTAACACTAGAAACTAATTGGATAAAGATTTTAGGACAATGCACATGAGATCGTCTATTTCTAGCCCACGATGGGTAATTGATGACTATAAACATGACGgattaattatataaattcgaacaaaaacaaaattaaaggTATATGTAGAGTTAAAGAAGAATTTTCGTGAACTGATGAGCTTCAGTGTAACAGTTCATGACTTATAAAACGTTAGGATCTGATAACATTATTATATAACAGGGAGAACGTTCAATGTAGAGTCAAAGTATGAAATCAGAAATTGACTGATACAGTGAATGCCCAGAAGTTTTCGTTCACGTGGGTCTGAACGTAGGTACACATACAGATTCAATAAAGTATCAATGGTGGTAAATGAATCTATGCGAATGCCATGTGAGGTTCATAATAATATTCCTTTGGAATATGGTGATGGTGGTGATGATGTGCGCCACATCCTGCAGCATGGGACAGATTTGATTCGGATCCTGCTGCACCGGCTGCAGTGGACTGTTCTGTGACTGAGGTGGAGGTTTCGGACGACGATGATCCACCTCCGGCTGCACCACCACTGGCTCCTCCTGCTGCACCAGAACTGGCTCCTCCTGCTGCACTggcaccagctgctcctgctgcaccggCACTGGCTCCTCCTGCTGCACCCGaaccagctgctcctgctgcaccagAACTAGCTCCTCCTGCTGCACCGGCACCGGCTGCGCCTGCTGCACTCGAACCTGCTGCGCCTGCTGCACCCGAACctgctgctcctgctgcacccGCACCAGCCGCTCCTGCTGCACCTGCACCGGCAGATCCTGCAGCACCTGCtccagctgctcctgctgcactGGAACCAGCTGCGCCTGCTGCGCCCGCgccagctgctcctgctgcaccggCGCCAGCTGCGCCTGCTGCACCCGAACCTGCTGCGCCTGCTGCACCCGCACCAGCCGCTCCTGCTGCACCCGCACCGGCCGCTCCTGCTGCACCGGCACCggctgctcctgctgcaccggCACCGGCTGCGCCTGCTGCACCCGAACCTGCTGCGCCTGCTGCACCCGCACCAGCCGCTCCTGCTGCACCCGCACCGGCCGCTCCTGCTGCACctgcaccagctgctcctgctgcaccgAAACCAGCTGCACCCGCTGCGCCcgcaccagctgctcctgctgcaccagcgccggctgctcctgctgcaccggCACCGGCAGCTCCTGCTGCACctgcaccagctgctcctgctgcaccagAACCGGCTGCGCCTGCTGCGCCcgcaccagctgctcctgctgcacctgcaccagctgctcctgctgcaccagAACCAGCTGCACCTGCTGCACCcgcaccagctgctcctgctgcaccggcaccggctgctcctgctgcaccggCACCAGCTGCGCCAGCTCCGtatgcaccagctgctcctgctccgtatgcaccagctgctcctgctgcaccagCACCGGCTGCGCCAGCTCCGTATGCACCCGCTGCTCCTGCTCCGTAggcaccagctgctcctgctgcaccagCACCGGCTGCGCCAGCTCCGTATGCACCCGCTGCTCCTGCTCCGTAggcaccagctgctcctgctgcaccagCACCGGCTGCGCCAGCTCCGTAcgcaccagctgctcctgctccgtatgcaccagctgctcctgctcCGTATGCtccagctgctcctgctgcaccagcaccggctgcgccagctccgtatgcaccagctgctcctgctgcaccagcaccggctgcgccagctccgtatgcaccagctgctcctgctgcaccagCACCGGCTGCGCCAGCTCCGTATGCGCCGGCTGCTCCCGCTGCACCGGCACCGGCTGCGCCGGCTCCGtatgcaccagctgctcctgctgcaccggCACCGGCTGCGCCAGCTCCGTATGCACCAGCCGCTCCTGCTCCGtatgcaccagctgctcctgcgGCACCAGCACCGGCTGCGCCTGCTGCACCGGCACCGGCTGCGCCAGCTCCGtatgcaccagctgctcctgctgtgccggcaccagctgctcctgctgcaccggCACCGGCTGCGCCAGCTCCAtatgcaccagctgctcctgctgcgCCGACACCggctgctcctgctgcaccggcaccagctgctcctgctgcacccGCTCCggctgctcctgctgcacctGCACCGGCCGCTCCAGCTGCGCCAGCACCGGCTGCACCAGCTGCACCcgcaccagctgctcctgctgcgCCTGCACCGGATGCTCCAGCTGCACTAGCACCAGCTGCGCCTGCTGCACCcgcaccagctgctcctgctgcacccGCACCcgctgctcctgctgcaccggCACCAGCTGCGCCTGCTGCACctgcaccagctgctcctgctgcaccagcaccagctgctcctgctgcaccggCACCAGCTGCGCCTGCTGCACCAGCGCCAGCTGCTCCTGCCGCACCTGCACCAGCCGCTCCAGCTGCACTGGAACCGGCTGCGCCTGCTGCACCTGCACCGGATGCTCCAGCTGCACTAGCACCAGCTGCACCTGCTGCACCCGCACctgctgctcctgctgcaccggCACCGGCTGCGCCAGCTCCGTAAGCACCAGCCGCTCCTGCTCCAtatgcaccagctgctcctgctgcaccagCACCGGCTGCTCCAGCTCCGtatgcaccagctgctccCGCTGCACCAGCACCGGCTGCTCCAGCTCCGTATGCACCAGCTACTCCCGCTGCACctgcaccagctgctcctgctcCGTACGCACCGGCTGCTCCTGCTCCGTATGCACCGGCTGCTCCTGCTCCGtatgcaccagctgctcctgctccgtatgcaccagctgctcctgctgcaccagcaccggctgcgccagctccgtatgcaccagctgctcctgctgcaccagCACCGGCTGCGCCAGCTCCGTATGCGCCAGCTGCTCCCGCTGCACCGGCACCGGCTGCGCCAGTTCCGtatgcaccagctgctcctgctgcaccggCACCGGCTGCGCCGGCACCGTATGCACCAGCCGCTCCTGCTCCGtatgcaccagctgctcctgcgGCACCAGCACCGGCTGCGCCTGCTGCACCGGCACCGGCTGCGCCAGCTCCGtatgcaccagctgctcctgctgcgccggcaccagctgctcctgctgcaccggcaccagctgctcctgctgcacccGCACctgctgctcctgctgcaccggCACCAGCTGCGCCTGCGGCACCTGCGCCggctgctcctgctgcaccagCACCAGCTGCGCCTGCAGCACCCGCACCAGCTGCCCCCGCCGCACCAGCgccagctgctcctgctgcacctGCACCAGCCGCTCCAGCTGCGCCAGCACCGGCTGCGCCAGCTGCACctgcaccagctgctcctgctgcacccGCACCTGCTGCTCCTGCAGCACCGGCACCGGCTGCGCCGGCTGCACCGGCgccagctgctcctgctgcacctGCACCAGCCGCTCCAGCTGCACTGGAACCGGCTGCGCCTGCTGCACCTGCACCGGATGCTCCTGCTGCACTAGCACCAGCTGCACCTGCTGCACCCGCACctgctgctcctgctgcaccggCACCGGCTGCGCCAGCTCCGTATGCACCAGCCGCTCCTGCTCCGTATAaaccagctgctcctgctgcaccagCACCGGCTGCGCCAGCTCCGTATGCGCCAGCAGCTCCTGCTCCGtatgcaccagctgctcctgctgcaccagCACCGGCTGCACCAGCTCCGTAcgcaccagctgctcctgctgcaccagCACCGGCTGCGCCAGCTCCGTATGCACCAGCCGCTCCTGCTCCGtatgcaccagctgctcctgctgcaccagCACCGGCTGCGCCAGCTCCGTATGCGCCAGCAGCTCCTGCTCCGtatgcaccagctgctcctgctgcaccagCACCGGCTGCACCAGCTCCGTAcgcaccagctgctcctgctccgtatgcaccagctgctccAGCTCCATATGCACCGGCAGCTCCTGCTGCACCAGCACCGGCTGCGCCAGCTCCGtatgcaccagctgctcctgctccgtatgcaccagctgctccCGCTGCGCCAGCACCGGCGGCTCCAGCTCCGTACGCACCAGCTGCGCCAGCTCCGtatgcaccagctgctcctgctccgtatgcaccagctgctcctgctgcaccagCGCCAGCTGCGCCAGCTCCGTATGCGCCAGCTGCTCCTGCTCCGtatgcaccagctgctcctgctgcaccagCACCAGCTGCGCCAGCTCCGTATGCGCCAGCTGCTCCTGCTCCGtatgcaccagctgctcctgctgcaccagcaccggctgcgccagctccgtatgcaccagctgctcctgctgcaccagCACCAGCTGCGCCAGCTCCGTATGCGCCAGCTGCACCTGCTCCGtatgcaccagctgctcctgctgcaccagcaccggctgcgccagctccgtatgcaccagctgctcctgcgGCACCAGCACCGGCTGCGCCGCCTCCGtatgcaccagctgctcctgctgcaccggCACCAGCTGCTCCCGCTGCACCcgcaccagctgctcctgctgcaccggCGCCGGCTGCACCTGCAGCACCAGCgccagctgctcctgctgcacctGCACCTGCCGCACCGGCACCTGCTGCACCCGCTGCACCAGCACCAGCTGCTCCCGCTGCACCCGCACctgctgctcctgctgcaccggcaccagctgctcctgctgcacccGCACCTGCTGCTCCTGCCGCACCGGCACCAGCTGCTCCCGCTGCACCCGCACCTGCTGCTCCTGCAGCACCGGCACCAGCTGCGCCTGCGGCACCcgcaccagctgctcctgccGCACCagcaccagctgctcctgctgcacctGCACCGGCTGCGCCTGCTGCACCCGAACCGGACGCTCCGGCTGCACCTGCACctgctgctcctgctgcacctGCACctgctgctcctgctgcaccagcacccgctgctcctgctgcaccggcactagctgctcctgctgcaccagCACTGGCTGCTCCAGCTCCAtatgcaccagctgctccAGCTCCATATGCACCGGCAGCTCCTGCTGCACCAGCGCCAGCTGCGCCAGCTCCGTATGCGCCAGCTGCTCCTGCTCCGtatgcaccagctgctcctgctgcaccagCACCAGCTGCGCCAGCTCCGTATGCGCCAGCTGCTCCTGCTCCGtatgcaccagctgctcctgctgcaccagCACCGGCTGCTCCAGCTCCGtatgcaccagctgctccAGCTCCATATGCACCGGCAGCTCCTGCTGCACCAGCACCGGCTGCGCCAGCTCCGtatgcaccagctgctcctgctccgtatgcaccagctgctccCGCTGCGCCAGCACCGGCGGCTCCAGCTCCGTACGCACCGGCTGCGCCAGCTCCGtatgcaccagctgctcctgctccgtatgcaccagctgctcctgctccgtatgcaccagctgctccCGCTGCACCAGCACCGGCTGCTCCAGCGCCGtatgcaccagctgctccCGCTGCACCGGCACCGGCTGCGCCAGCTCCGTATGCACCAGCCGCTCCTGCACCGtatgcaccagctgctcctgctgcaccagCACCGGCTGCTCCTGCTCCGTATGCTCCTGCTGCTCCTGCTGCTCCAGCACCGGCTGCGCCAGCTCCGTATGCACCAGCCGCTCCCGCTGCACCTGCGCCGGCTGCGCCAGCTCCGtatgcaccagctgctcctgccGCACCagcaccagctgctcctgctgcaccggcacctgctgctcctgctgcaccggCACCAGCTGCACCCGCTGCACCCGCACCGGCTGCGCCAGCTGCGCTGGAACCAGCTGCGCCCGCCGCACCTGCACCGGATGCTCCAGCTGCACCCGCACCTGCCGCTCCTGCTGCACTGGCACCGGCTGCGCCAGCTCCAtatgcaccagctgctcctgctgcaccggcaccagctgctcctgccGCACCAGCACCCGCTGCTCCAGCTCCGTACGCACCAGCTGCTCCCGCTGAACCAGCACCGGCTGCTCCAGCTCCGTACGCACCAGCAGCTCCTGCTGCACCggcaccagctgctcctgctcCGTATGCCCCAGCTGCGCCAGCTCCGtatgcaccagctgctcctgctgcaccagCACCCGCTGCTCCAGCTCCGTACGCACCAGCTGCTCCCGCTGCACCAGCACCGGCTGCTCCAGCTCCGTACGCACCAGCAGCTCCTGCTGCACCggcaccagctgctcctgctcCGTATGCtccagctgctcctgctgctccagcaccggctgcgccagctccgtatgcaccagctgctccCGCTGCACCAGCGCCGGCTGCGCCAGCTCCGTATGCACCAGCCGCTCCTGCTGCACTGGCACCTGCTGCTCCTGCCGCACCGGCACCGGCTGCGCCAGCTGCACTGGAACCAGCTGCGCCTGCCGCACCTGCACCGGATGCTCCAGCTGCACCCGCACCTGCCGCTCCTGCTGCACTGGCACCTGCTGCTCCTGCCGCACCGGCACCGGCTGCGCCTGCCGCACttgcaccagctgctcctgccGCACCGGCACCGGCTGCGCCAGCTGCACTGGAACCAGCTGCACCTGCCGCACCTGCACCGGATGCTCCAGCTGCACCCGCACCTGCCGCTCCTGCTGCACCGGCACCGGCTGCGCCAGCTCCAtatgcaccagctgctcctgctgcaccggCACCGGCTGCGCCAGCTCCGTATGCACCAGCTGCACCTGCTGCACCggcaccagctgctcctgctcCGTATGCtccagctgctcctgctgctcCAGCACCGGCTGCACCAGCTCCGtatgcaccagctgctcctgctgcaccagCACCGGCTGCTCCAGCTCCGTATGCACCGGCTGCTCCCGCTGCACCGGCACCAGCTCCGCCAGCTCCGTAcgcaccagctgctcctgctgcaccagCACCGGCTGCGCCAGCTCCGTATGCcccagctgctcctgctgcaccagCACCGGCTGCTCCAGCTCCGTTTGCACCAGCTGCTCCCGCTGCACCGGCACCAGCTCCGCCAGCTCCGTAcgcaccagctgctcctgctgcaccagCACCGGCTGCGCCAGCTCCGTACGCACCTGCTGCTCCGGCCGCACCAGCACCGGCTGCGCCAGCTCCGTACGCACCTGCTGCTCCGGCCGCACCAGCACCGGCTGCTCCAGCTCCGTATGCGCCAGCTGCTCCCGCTGCACCAGCGCCGGCTGCGCCAGCTCCGtatgcaccagctgctcctgctgcacccGCTCCCGCTGCCCCTGCTGCACCAGCACCAGCCGCTCCTGCTGCACTggcaccagctgctcctgtCGCACCGGCACCGGCTGCGCCAGCTGCACTGGAACCAGCTGCGCCCGCCGCACCTGCACCGGATGCTCCAGCTGCACCCGCACCTGCCGCTCCTGCTGCACTGGCACCTGCTGCTCCTGCCGCACCGGCACCGGCTGCGCCTGCCGCACttgcaccagctgctcctgccGCACTGGCACCGGCTGCGCCAGCTGCACTGGAACCAGCTGCGCCTGCCGCACCTGCACCGGATGCTCCAGCTGCACCCGCACCTGTAGCTCCTGCTGCACCGGCACCGGCTGCGCCAGCTCCAtatgcaccagctgctcctgctgcaccggcaccagctgctcctgccGCACCAGCACCGGCTGCGCCAGCTCCGTATGCACCAGCTGCACCTGCTGCACCggcaccagctgctcctgctcCGTATGCtccagctgctcctgctgctcCAGCACCGGCTGCGCCAGCCCCGtatgcaccagctgctcctgctgcaccagCACCGGCTGCTCCAGCTCCGtatgcaccagctgctccCGCTGCACCGGCACCAGCTCCGCCAGCTCCGTAcgcaccagctgctcctgctgcaccagcaccggctgcgccagctccgtatgcaccag includes the following:
- the LOC138191021 gene encoding trichohyalin-like, which codes for MVGLITQMMLITPETNLIVTNTRGSAVRTADLVYRKLQHQRPHQHRRKEAVQDLHTALVEDRRPVQVVQVQREEPVPVRLEHPVRVQLAQLVPVQLEHPVRVQQARLEHPVQVQLAQPVPVQLAQLVPVQLEQLVPVQQEQLVLVQQEQPVQVQQEQLVRVRQAQPVPVRQEQLVRVQQEQLVPVQQEQPVQVQQEQLVRVQQEQLVRVRQAQPVPVRQGRLAQVQQEQLVPVQQEQPVQVQQEQLVRVRQAQPVPVRQEQLVRVRQAQQVHMELAQPVLEQQEQLEHTEQEQLVPEQQEQQVRTELARPVLVQQEQLVRTELAQPVLEQQEQLVHTELEQPVLVRPEQQVRTELAQPVLVQQEQQVRTELARPVLVQQEQLVHTELVQPVLEQQEQLVHTELEQPVLVRPEQQVRTELAELVPVQREQLVHTELEQPVLVQQEQLVHTELAQPVLVRPERQVRTELAQPVLVQQEQLVRTELAVLVPVQREQLVHTELEQPVLVQQEQLVHTELAQPVLVQQEQLVRTELAELVPVQREQLVHTELEQPVLVQQEQLVHTELAQPVLEQQEQLEHTVQEQLVPVQQVQLVHTELAQPVLVRQEQLVPVQQEQLVPVQQEQLVRMELAQPVPVQQERQVRVQLEHPVQVRQAQLVPVQPAQPVPVRQEQLVQVRQAQPVPVRQEQQVPVQQERQVRVQLEHPVQVWQAQLDPVQLAQPVPVRQEQLVQVRQAQPVPVRQEQQVPVQQERQVRVQLEHPVQVRQAQLVPVQLAQPVPVRQEQQVPVQQERLVPVQQEQQVRVQLEHPVRVQQAQLVPVQLAQPVPVQLEQLVRTELAQLVLVQQEQLVHTELEQPVLVRPEQQVRTELAQPVLVQQEQLVRTELAELVPVQREQLVHTELEQPVLVQQEQLVHTELAQPVLVRPEQQVRTELAQPVLVQQEQLVRTELAELVPVQREQLVHTELEQPVLVQQEQLVHTELAQPVLVQQEQLVRTELAELVPVQREQLVHTELEQPVLVQQEQLVHTGLAQPVLEQQEQLEHTEQEQLVPVQQVQLVHTELAQPVLVRQEQLVPVQQEQLVHMELAQPVPVQQELQVRVQLEHPVQVRQAQLVPVQLAQPVPVRQEQLVQVRQAQPVPVRQEQQVPVQQERQVRVQLEHPVQVRRAQLVPVQLAQPVPVRQEQLVPVQQERLVLVQQGQRERVQQEQLVHTELAQPALVQREQLAHTELEQPVLVRPEQQVRTELAQPVLVRPEQQVRTELAQPVLVQQEQLVRTELAELVPVQREQLVQTELEQPVLVQQEQLGHTELAQPVLVQQEQLVRTELAELVPVQREQPVHTELEQPVLVQQEQLVHTELVQPVLEQQEQLEHTEQEQLVPVQQVQLVHTELAQPVPVQQEQLVHMELAQPVPVQQERQVRVQLEHPVQVRQVQLVPVQLAQPVPVRQEQLVQVRQAQPVPVRQEQQVPVQQERQVRVQLEHPVQVRQAQLVPVQLAQPVPVRQEQQVPVQQERLVHTELAQPALVQREQLVHTELAQPVLEQQEQLEHTEQEQLVPVQQELLVRTELEQPVLVQREQLVRTELEQRVLVQQEQLVHTELAQLGHTEQEQLVPVQQELLVRTELEQPVLVQREQLVRTELEQRVLVRQEQLVPVQQEQLVHMELAQPVPVQQERQVRVQLEHPVQVRRAQLVPAQLAQPVRVQRVQLVPVQQEQQVPVQQEQLVLVRQEQLVHTELAQPAQVQRERLVHTELAQPVLEQQEQQEHTEQEQPVLVQQEQLVHTVQERLVHTELAQPVPVQREQLVHTALEQPVLVQREQLVHTEQEQLVHTEQEQLVHTELAQPVRTELEPPVLAQREQLVHTEQEQLVHTELAQPVLVQQELPVHMELEQLVHTELEQPVLVQQEQLVHTEQEQLAHTELAQLVLVQQEQLVHTEQEQLAHTELAQLALVQQELPVHMELEQLVHMELEQPVLVQQEQLVPVQQEQRVLVQQEQQVQVQQEQQVQVQPERPVRVQQAQPVQVQQEQLVLVRQEQLVRVPQAQLVPVLQEQQVRVQREQLVPVRQEQQVRVQQEQLVPVQQEQQVRVQREQLVLVQRVQQVPVRQVQVQQEQLALVLQVQPAPVQQEQLVRVQREQLVPVQQEQLVHTEAAQPVLVPQEQLVHTELAQPVLVQQEQLVHTEQVQLAHTELAQLVLVQQEQLVHTELAQPVLVQQEQLVHTEQEQLAHTELAQLVLVQQEQLVHTEQEQLAHTELAQLALVQQEQLVHTEQEQLVHTELAQLVRTELEPPVLAQREQLVHTEQEQLVHTELAQPVLVQQELPVHMELEQLVHTEQEQLVRTELVQPVLVQQEQLVHTEQELLAHTELAQPVLVQQEQLVHTEQERLVHTELAQPVLVQQEQLVRTELVQPVLVQQEQLVHTEQELLAHTELAQPVLVQQEQLVYTEQERLVHTELAQPVPVQQEQQVRVQQVQLVLVQQEHPVQVQQAQPVPVQLERLVQVQQEQLAPVQPAQPVPVLQEQQVRVQQEQLVQVQLAQPVLAQLERLVQVQQEQLALVRRGQLVRVLQAQLVLVQQEQPAQVPQAQLVPVQQEQQVRVQQEQLVPVQQEQLVPAQQEQLVHTELAQPVPVQQAQPVLVPQEQLVHTEQERLVHTVPAQPVPVQQEQLVHTELAQPVPVQREQLAHTELAQPVLVQQEQLVHTELAQPVLVQQEQLVHTEQEQLVHTEQEQPVHTEQEQPVRTEQEQLVQVQRE
- the LOC124218757 gene encoding putative uncharacterized protein DDB_G0271606 — translated: MEQERLVLTELAQPVPVQQEQQVRVQQVQLVLVQLEHPVQVQQAQPVPVQLERLVQVRQEQLALVQQAQLVPVQQEQLVLVQQEQLVQVQQAQLVPVQQEQRVRVQQEQLVRVQQAQLVLVQLEHPVQAQQEQLVRVQLVQPVLAQLERPVQVQQEQPERVQQEQLVPVQQEQPVSAQQEQLVHMELAQPVPVQQEQLVPAQQEQLVHTELAQPVPVQQAQPVLVPQEQLVHTEQERLVHTELAQPVPVQQEQLVHTEPAQPVPVQREQPAHTELAQPVLVQQEQLVHTELAQPVLVQQEQLVHTELAQPVLVQQEQLEHTEQEQLVHTEQEQLVRTELAQPVLVQQEQLVPTEQEQRVHTELAQPVLVQQEQLVPTEQEQRVHTELAQPVLVQQEQLVHTEQEQLVHTELAQLVPVQQEQPVPVQQEQLVRVQQVQLVLVQQEQLVQVQQEQLVRAQQAQPVLVQQEQLVQVQQELPVPVQQEQPALVQQEQLVRAQRVQLVSVQQEQLVQVQQERPVRVQQERLVRVQQAQQVRVQQAQPVPVQQEQPVPVQQERPVRVQQERLVRVQQAQQVRVQQAQLAPVQQEQLARAQQAQLVPVQQEQLEQVLQDLPVQVQQERLVRVQQEQQVRVQQAQQVRVQQAQPVPVQQEELVLVQQEQLVRVQQEEPVPVQQEQLVPVQQEEPVLVQQEEPVVVQPEVDHRRPKPPPQSQNSPLQPVQQDPNQICPMLQDVAHIITTITIFQRNIIMNLTWHSHRFIYHH